In a single window of the Pseudomonas oryzihabitans genome:
- a CDS encoding CitMHS family transporter produces the protein MLTFLGFAMVMTFMYLIMTKRLSPLIALTMVPIAFAVLAWALSSEFASLGSVKLDALGPMMLDGIRKLAPTGVMLLFAILYFAVMIDTGLFDPAVRWILKLVKGDPLKVAMGTVFLTLVVSLDGDGSTTYMICVAAMFPLYKRLGMNPLIMTCLMLLSSGVMNLTPWGGPTARAASALHVDPADVFVPMIAPMLLAIAWLFFLAYLYGRSERARLGILQIGETEGADVTVSQCAEARRPHLRWFNGLLTLALMAALIVGVLPMPVLFMIAFGIAMTVNYRCLNMQKQRIAAHAENVLAVVSLIFAAGIFTGILSGTGMVDAMSKGLLAIIPDALGPYMAVITALVSLPFTFFISNDAFYFGVLPVLAEAAAAYGISPVEIARASIVGQPVHLLSPLVPSTYLLVGLAKVEFGDHQRFTLKWATVTCMFLLGGALLLGVFPLYSR, from the coding sequence ATGCTGACTTTCCTCGGCTTCGCCATGGTCATGACCTTCATGTACCTGATCATGACCAAGCGCCTGTCTCCGCTGATCGCCCTGACCATGGTGCCCATCGCCTTCGCCGTGCTGGCCTGGGCGCTGTCCAGCGAATTCGCCAGCCTCGGCAGCGTCAAGCTCGACGCCCTCGGCCCGATGATGCTCGACGGCATCCGCAAGCTGGCGCCCACCGGCGTGATGCTGCTGTTCGCGATCCTCTACTTCGCCGTGATGATCGACACCGGTCTGTTCGACCCGGCGGTGCGCTGGATCCTCAAGCTGGTCAAGGGCGATCCGCTCAAGGTGGCCATGGGCACCGTCTTCCTGACCCTGGTGGTCTCCCTGGATGGCGACGGCTCGACCACCTACATGATCTGCGTGGCGGCCATGTTCCCGCTGTACAAGCGCCTGGGCATGAATCCGCTGATCATGACCTGCCTGATGCTGCTCTCCAGTGGCGTGATGAACCTGACCCCCTGGGGTGGTCCGACCGCCCGCGCCGCCAGTGCCCTGCACGTGGATCCGGCCGACGTCTTCGTGCCCATGATCGCGCCCATGCTGCTGGCGATCGCCTGGCTGTTCTTCCTCGCCTACCTCTATGGCCGCAGCGAGCGCGCGCGCCTGGGCATCCTGCAGATCGGCGAGACCGAAGGCGCCGACGTCACCGTCTCCCAGTGCGCCGAGGCCCGCCGCCCGCACCTGCGCTGGTTCAACGGCCTGCTGACCCTGGCGCTGATGGCCGCGCTGATCGTTGGCGTGCTGCCGATGCCGGTGCTGTTCATGATCGCCTTCGGCATCGCCATGACCGTCAACTACCGTTGCCTGAACATGCAGAAGCAGCGCATCGCCGCCCATGCCGAAAACGTGCTGGCAGTGGTCTCGTTGATCTTCGCCGCGGGCATCTTCACCGGCATCCTTTCGGGTACCGGTATGGTCGACGCCATGTCCAAGGGCCTGCTGGCGATAATCCCGGACGCCCTGGGTCCGTACATGGCGGTGATCACCGCCCTGGTCAGCCTGCCGTTCACCTTCTTCATCTCCAATGACGCCTTCTACTTCGGCGTACTGCCGGTGCTGGCCGAGGCCGCCGCGGCCTATGGCATCAGTCCGGTGGAGATCGCCCGGGCCTCCATCGTCGGTCAGCCCGTGCACCTGCTCAGCCCCCTGGTGCCCTCGACCTACCTGCTGGTGGGCCTGGCCAAGGTGGAGTTCGGCGACCATCAGCGCTTCACCCTGAAATGGGCGACCGTGACCTGCATGTTCCTGCTGGGCGGTGCTTTGTTACTGGGTGTGTTTCCGCTGTACAGCCGCTAG
- a CDS encoding LysR family transcriptional regulator, with translation MSRLPDFEGLAMFAKVAEEGSFAAAARVLGVSVATVSRAVTRLEERLGGRLFNRTSRQLALTEFGHELATQAGDLYRQAEATESAAQDRAVQPRGQVRLAVPMAFGLRWVAPLLPELLRRYPQLTVDLHLSDATVDLVAEGFDAALRIAALPDSSLVARRLCAVSQRLVAAPAYVERHGRPRHPQELTEHACLSYAYRARSQVWRFSGDDGREESVLPRGPLRVTNSEALLPVLLEGMAIAELPEFIANDYLADGRLVHLLPDWHLTRGGLYFVTPSARSRPTKIQVLLDFFVEHLSAPEWQRGS, from the coding sequence ATGAGCAGATTGCCGGATTTCGAAGGCTTGGCGATGTTCGCCAAGGTCGCCGAGGAGGGCTCCTTCGCCGCCGCGGCGCGGGTATTGGGGGTGTCGGTGGCCACGGTGTCGCGAGCGGTGACGCGCCTGGAAGAGCGCCTGGGTGGACGGCTGTTCAATCGCACCTCGCGGCAGCTGGCGCTGACCGAATTCGGCCACGAGCTGGCCACCCAGGCCGGCGATCTCTACCGGCAGGCGGAGGCGACCGAAAGCGCCGCCCAGGACCGCGCCGTGCAGCCGCGCGGCCAGGTGCGGCTGGCGGTGCCCATGGCCTTCGGCCTGCGCTGGGTCGCGCCGCTGCTGCCTGAGCTGCTACGTCGCTATCCCCAGCTCACGGTGGATCTGCACCTGTCCGATGCCACCGTGGATCTGGTGGCGGAGGGCTTCGACGCCGCCCTGCGCATCGCCGCCTTGCCCGACTCCTCGCTGGTCGCCCGGCGTCTCTGCGCGGTCAGTCAGCGGCTGGTGGCGGCGCCAGCCTATGTCGAGCGCCACGGTCGCCCAAGACATCCGCAGGAGCTGACCGAACATGCCTGCCTGAGCTACGCCTACCGGGCGCGCAGCCAGGTGTGGCGCTTCAGCGGGGACGATGGCCGCGAGGAAAGCGTGCTGCCCCGCGGCCCCCTGCGCGTCACCAATTCCGAGGCCCTGCTGCCGGTCCTGCTGGAAGGCATGGCCATCGCCGAGTTGCCGGAATTCATCGCCAACGACTACCTGGCCGATGGCCGGCTGGTGCATTTGCTACCGGACTGGCACCTGACCCGTGGCGGCCTCTATTTCGTGACGCCCTCGGCGCGCAGCCGGCCCACCAAGATTCAGGTCCTGCTCGACTTCTTCGTCGAGCACCTGAGCGCTCCGGAATGGCAGCGGGGCAGTTAG
- a CDS encoding SDR family oxidoreductase: MTLKLADKIALVTGATSGIGLAAAKLFAQQGAHVILTGRRQAELDAAVAEVGNATGIAVDSSRLDQLDALYARIRREHGRLDVLYVNAGGGSMLPLAEVTEAHYDDTFDRNVKGVLFTVQKALPLLADHASVILAGSTAATTGTPAFSVYGASKAAVRAFARNWILELQGRGIRINTLSPGATRTPGLVELAGPDAAQQQGLLDHLATQIPLGRVGEPEEIAKVALFLASSDSSFVNGAELFADGGQAQI; this comes from the coding sequence ATGACCCTCAAGCTCGCAGACAAGATCGCCCTCGTCACCGGCGCAACCAGCGGCATCGGCCTGGCCGCCGCCAAACTCTTCGCCCAGCAGGGCGCCCATGTCATTCTCACCGGCCGGCGGCAGGCCGAACTGGATGCCGCAGTCGCCGAGGTCGGCAACGCCACCGGCATCGCCGTGGACTCCTCGCGCCTGGACCAGCTCGATGCCCTCTATGCGCGCATCCGCCGCGAGCACGGACGCCTCGACGTGCTCTACGTCAACGCCGGGGGTGGCAGCATGCTGCCCCTCGCCGAGGTGACCGAAGCCCACTACGACGACACCTTCGATCGCAACGTGAAGGGAGTACTGTTTACCGTGCAGAAGGCCCTGCCGCTGCTGGCGGACCATGCCTCGGTGATCCTGGCCGGCTCCACCGCCGCCACTACCGGCACCCCGGCCTTCAGCGTCTATGGCGCCTCCAAGGCTGCCGTGCGCGCCTTCGCCCGCAACTGGATCTTGGAGCTGCAGGGGCGCGGCATTCGTATCAATACCCTGAGTCCGGGCGCGACTCGCACCCCGGGCCTGGTGGAACTGGCCGGTCCGGATGCCGCCCAGCAGCAGGGCCTGCTGGACCACCTGGCCACCCAGATACCCCTGGGCCGCGTCGGCGAGCCGGAAGAGATCGCCAAGGTCGCCCTCTTCCTGGCTTCCAGCGACTCCAGCTTCGTCAACGGCGCCGAGCTGTTCGCCGACGGCGGCCAGGCGCAGATTTGA
- a CDS encoding homocysteine S-methyltransferase family protein, producing MANMNLVLLDGGMGRELQRRGAPFRQPEWSALALSEAPEQVEAVHRAYIEAGAQVITSNSYAVVPFHIGEARFAAEGEALAARAGQLARQAVVASGRPVRVAGSLPPLFGSYRPDLFEPTRVDEVLQPLIRGLAPHVDLWLAETQSSLAEVRAIAAGLPDDGKPLWLSFTLKDEDVDEVPRLRSGEPVAEAAQLAVELGAGALLFNCSQPEVMAAALDTARATFATAGVEIPFGAYANAFPPQPEEATANDGLDPLRPDLDPPGYLSFAQDWQARGASLIGGCCGIGPEHIAVLDQRLRG from the coding sequence ATGGCCAACATGAATCTTGTTCTTCTCGATGGTGGCATGGGACGCGAACTGCAGCGACGCGGTGCGCCTTTTCGCCAGCCGGAATGGTCGGCCCTGGCGCTGAGCGAGGCGCCGGAGCAGGTGGAAGCGGTACACCGCGCCTATATCGAGGCGGGCGCCCAGGTGATCACCAGCAACAGCTATGCGGTGGTGCCCTTCCATATCGGCGAGGCGCGCTTCGCCGCCGAAGGCGAGGCCCTGGCGGCACGAGCCGGCCAGCTGGCGCGGCAGGCCGTGGTGGCCAGCGGGCGACCGGTGCGGGTAGCGGGCTCCTTGCCACCGCTGTTCGGCTCCTATCGCCCCGACCTGTTCGAGCCGACACGGGTGGACGAGGTGCTGCAGCCGCTGATTCGCGGACTGGCGCCCCATGTCGATCTCTGGCTGGCGGAAACCCAGAGTTCCCTGGCCGAGGTGCGCGCCATCGCCGCCGGGCTGCCGGATGACGGCAAGCCGCTGTGGCTGTCCTTTACCCTGAAGGACGAAGACGTCGACGAGGTACCGCGCCTGAGATCCGGCGAACCGGTGGCCGAGGCGGCGCAACTGGCCGTGGAGTTGGGCGCCGGGGCGCTGCTGTTCAATTGCAGCCAGCCCGAGGTGATGGCCGCGGCGCTGGATACCGCGCGGGCGACGTTCGCCACGGCGGGTGTCGAGATTCCCTTCGGCGCCTATGCCAATGCCTTTCCACCCCAGCCGGAAGAGGCTACCGCCAACGACGGCCTCGACCCCCTGCGCCCGGACCTGGACCCGCCCGGCTATCTGAGCTTCGCCCAGGACTGGCAGGCACGCGGGGCGAGCCTGATCGGCGGCTGCTGCGGCATCGGCCCGGAGCACATCGCCGTGCTCGACCAGCGACTGCGCGGCTGA
- a CDS encoding ABC transporter substrate-binding protein, with product MRTALLSALGLTLALVATSASAGATLDRIKAKGELVNVLMESYPPFSQLNAQNQLEGFDVDVAKAVADKLGVKLRLETPSWDVIAAGRWSGRYDVCICSMTPSQARAQVFDFPVNYYASPAVIVVNAGDDRIHGAKDLSGKKVGVTSASSYESYLNKDLTIEGQEDQPLSYPFDQVQVVPFPDDNVAFQDLGLGLGAGKRLDAVLTNLVTAQPRLAQDSKFKLAGAPLYAEPNAVAIEKGDPEFAAKLHEIIEGLRQDGTLKRISDKWIGADISQ from the coding sequence ATGAGAACCGCTCTGCTATCGGCCCTCGGCCTGACCCTGGCGCTGGTCGCCACCTCGGCCTCGGCCGGCGCCACCCTCGACCGCATCAAGGCCAAGGGCGAGCTGGTCAATGTGCTCATGGAGAGCTATCCGCCGTTCTCCCAACTCAATGCCCAGAACCAGCTGGAAGGCTTCGACGTCGACGTGGCCAAGGCGGTGGCCGACAAGCTGGGCGTCAAGCTGCGCCTGGAAACCCCCTCCTGGGACGTGATCGCCGCCGGCCGCTGGAGCGGTCGCTACGACGTCTGCATCTGCTCCATGACGCCCAGCCAGGCACGCGCCCAGGTGTTCGACTTCCCGGTCAACTACTACGCCTCGCCGGCAGTGATCGTGGTCAACGCCGGTGACGACCGCATCCACGGTGCCAAGGACCTCTCCGGCAAGAAGGTCGGCGTCACCAGCGCCTCCTCCTACGAAAGCTATCTGAACAAGGACCTGACCATCGAAGGCCAGGAAGACCAGCCGCTGAGCTACCCCTTCGACCAGGTGCAGGTGGTGCCCTTCCCCGACGACAACGTCGCCTTCCAGGACCTGGGCCTGGGCCTGGGCGCCGGCAAGCGGCTGGACGCGGTGCTGACCAACCTGGTGACCGCCCAGCCGCGCCTCGCTCAGGACAGCAAGTTCAAGCTGGCCGGCGCACCCCTCTATGCCGAGCCCAACGCCGTGGCCATCGAGAAGGGTGACCCGGAATTCGCCGCCAAGCTGCACGAGATCATCGAGGGGCTGCGCCAGGATGGCACCCTGAAGCGGATCTCCGACAAGTGGATCGGTGCCGACATCAGCCAATGA